The genomic region TCAATCGCTTCATCAGGAACGGCAAAACCTATCTTCTCGCTGATGAACCCGAGGGCAAGATCACGCATCGCCATGCCGATGATTTGGAATTGGCGAAATGGAAAAACGCTTTTGCGCTTCATAAAGCTTGGGGCGGCGACGACGAAGCCTTTTTCGGAGTTCCATCGGGTTAGAGGTGTTCCGCACATCGTTCTAACTAATTCCGAGCGGCGCGAGCGTCGTGCGGGTTTCCAGCTTGGTTGCGCATCCAGTCTGCGAGTTTGGCAATTGTCGCAAACAACTCTTCCTTTGCTTTGACATCCGCGATCTCATCGTCGAGCGCACCTCGCATGCAAAGAAGCCAAGCATCGCGTTCTGCAGGCCCGATCGAAAATCCCAAATGCCGTTGGCGCAATCGTGGGTGGCCCTTTTCAACCGAATAGAGCTTCGGACCACCAGTCCATTCGGACAAATACCGCTTTAGGACCTTAGCGATGGGTCCGAGATCCGAGTCATGCATATCGCGAACTGTTCTGGCCTCCGGCAACGTATCCATTCTCGCGTAAAAGTTCTCCACCAAACGATCTATGACATCTGCGCCGCCGATGCGCTCGAACATCGATAGTTCGGTATTGGGCTCCGTCATTGAGGTTCTCCGATCGTCTCTCGTGCGAATTGGCGTTGCTCTCGCGCCTCCGACGCCACAAGGCGTTTATCGGCGGGGATGACTACTATTCATCGTTGCTCGGTTGCAAGATGACCTCGGCGGGTGCGCCAAGCCCCTGGCTGTCGATGAACTCGAGCGCGCCGATACTGGACAGTCCCACGCCGTTCTCGATCAGAACAACTGCATCCTTCGGCATGGTGGAGAGCATTTCGACCAGTTGGCCTATGGTCATGGCTAATGTCTCGCTTCTATGCGCTTGGGATTTGGGCGCCAACTTCGTCGAAATACAAAGTCATAGGCTCTTCATCGAGCATGACGATCTCGGCGACCTTCAGTGCGCCGTTGCCATGGAAGTCATAGCGATGACTAAGTTTGACTTCGCCGTACACCATTTTATCAAACCCCTTTAACCTCCCCGCTTCGTCAAAGTAGGCCTTGAAGTAGGTATTGCGATTTGAGAGCGCTTCCTCCGCGACAGGGTTGATGAGCTGAAACGGAAGTTTCACGCCGCTGTAGGACACAAAATACCGGCAGTCTTGCTGCGCAGCCCCCACCACGTTTTCCCTTTCCATCCTGCTTGACGTGACTTTCGGTTAGGTCAGTTGGGATGAATCATGATTTCCATCGTATCGTCGAGATCGGCAAAAGGATCACCAGGCTCGTCATCTTCCAATGCGATATCGCAAACACAGACATCGCCATCTAATACGGCGAGCTTGACCGGCTCCAAAGCTTTGTCTTTGCATGGCCCATCGACGCACAGACCAGTCTCGATGTCGAAGAGCGCGCCGTGGCGGCCGCATTTCAGGAACGCCCCATCCGGACTGAAAAACTCGCCGGCCCCGATGTTCAACCAGACGCCAGCGTGAGGACAGGCATTCACGTAGCCGACAAAGTCGCTATTGCCCATTCGGACAACGACAATTCGAAACGGCCTACTTTCTCCGTCCTCGATGCGCAGCAAACTAAACCCTTTGGCGCCCCCAATTTCGAGGCTGTCGACCGCGCAAATGATGAAGAC from Hyphomicrobium sp. MC1 harbors:
- a CDS encoding Rieske 2Fe-2S domain-containing protein yields the protein MSAETNEVFIICAVDSLEIGGAKGFSLLRIEDGESRPFRIVVVRMGNSDFVGYVNACPHAGVWLNIGAGEFFSPDGAFLKCGRHGALFDIETGLCVDGPCKDKALEPVKLAVLDGDVCVCDIALEDDEPGDPFADLDDTMEIMIHPN
- a CDS encoding DUF6156 family protein — encoded protein: MERENVVGAAQQDCRYFVSYSGVKLPFQLINPVAEEALSNRNTYFKAYFDEAGRLKGFDKMVYGEVKLSHRYDFHGNGALKVAEIVMLDEEPMTLYFDEVGAQIPSA
- a CDS encoding group II truncated hemoglobin produces the protein MTEPNTELSMFERIGGADVIDRLVENFYARMDTLPEARTVRDMHDSDLGPIAKVLKRYLSEWTGGPKLYSVEKGHPRLRQRHLGFSIGPAERDAWLLCMRGALDDEIADVKAKEELFATIAKLADWMRNQAGNPHDARAARN